The Felis catus isolate Fca126 chromosome B2, F.catus_Fca126_mat1.0, whole genome shotgun sequence region ACTTTCCCCCAAACCCGGTCTTTTTCTGCTGGTTTCATTTCCTGCTCATCCTAGACATAGTCATCACCAAGTCTGGCGTCCTAAGACACCAAGTGGGCTTAATTTCAAGCTTTTCCCCAGCCTTGCTATCTACCTAAAGCCACCCCGGACGTCACTTTTATTACGTCCTTCTTTACTCAAGAGGCTGTAACAATTTTCTGCTGCCGCCTAAATCAGGGCTAAACATTCAAGAACCTTGGTGCCTTGTCCTCCATGGCTCCCtgtgcatttaaaattaaaatgctctCAGCTGTCTTAGCCAGAGTGGAGCTGCTAGCTTATAAGCATCTGGAGGGTAGAggccaagtcttttttttttttttttaattattattttttttgacatttattccttttttgagaaacagtgtgagtgggggaaggacagagagagagggagacacagaatccgaagcaggctccaggctctgaggtgtcagcacagagccagacacggggcctgaactcacgaaccatggtatcatgacctgagctgaagtcggacgcctcaccgactgagccacccaggcaccccccaagtcTTTTTTGACTTTGACATGACTCAATACTACATATGACCTAAACTCTATCAAGGTACTCTTGGATTGCCTGACCTCAAAGATAAAAGCTTCTTGGACACTTATTGTGTGACAACCCTCCTTCACCTGAGGGAAAAGACAGACTTGAGAAAGTCACCTGGAGAGGGGGGCACTGTGCGTTGTGGGCCAGCCCAGGACCAAGATGCAACAGCCATGAGTGAcaaggaggagaaatggaagCAGGAAATGTTCCGCAAAATCTTCcagaaatggaagcaggaaaTGTTCCGCAAAATCTTCCTCTTGCTCTATCATGAGAAATTTTACATGCTTGCTACTTTGTAAGATTGCTATTTGAACACTGCTTTTCCAACGTTGCCACctattagaatcatctggagggtgtgtttgtttgtttttttaatgctggtgCGTGGGTTCCCTCCAGACCTTCTGATTTTATTGCCTTGGCCTGGGGCCCAGGCACTGACATGTGTAGAGTCCTCTGGGTGTTTGGGCTATGTAGCCCCCGGTGAGAGAGTGACTGCTTTAGAAACGCAGGCGCGTGCTGTGTGTTGGAGGGATGGTGGGGCGTTTGGAGACCCTCACTATTGGGGTGACCTGAATGCACACCTCCAaattctctcccctgctccagaTAACACCTTTCTGAATTCTTTCACGCCGTGTGGTCGCTGATGCTAGCCTGGGCAAGGCCGGCTTTGCCCGGGAGAGCCGACGTGTCTCTGAGGCACCGAGGCTGGAGAGCCACCTGCTCTTAGACAGTTAAACGCtcatccttctttcttctcccctgtcccctctgccctctcGCCCCACAGGGAGCGGCTGCCCGTCAACTTCTTTAAGTTTCAGTTCCGGAACGTGGAGTACAGCTCCGGGCGGAACAAGACCTTCCTCTGCTACGTGGTGGAAGCGCAGGGCAAGGGGGGTCAGGTGCAAGCCTCCCGCGGGTACCTGGAGGACGAGCACGCCGCCGCCCACGCCGAGGAGGCCTTCTTCAACACCATCCTGCCGGCCTGCGACCCGGCCGTGCGCTACAACGTCACCTGGTACGTGTCGTCCAGCCCCTGCGCCGCCTGCGCCGACCGCATCGTGCGGACCCTCGGCAAGACCAAGAACCTGCGCCTGCTCATCCTGGTGGGGCGCCTCTTCATGTGGGAGGAGCCCGACGTCCAGGCCGCGCTGCGGAGGCTGAAGGAGGCCGGCTGCCGGCTGCGCATCATGAAGCCCCAGGACTTCGAGTACGTCTGGCAGAATTTTGTGGAGCAGGAAGAGGGCGAGTCCAAGGCCTTTGAGCCCTGGGAGGACATTCAGGAGAACTTCCTGTACTACGAAGAGAAGCTGGCGGACATCCTGAAGTAGGCCCGCCGGGCCCAGCCTCACGTGAGTCACGGCGCCCCTGTGGTCTTGTTAGCCTTGAACTTGGGTCGAAGGCTGGTGGGCAGGTGGCAGAGTGCGGGAGGTTTGACCTGGCCAGGAATgaatttcccttctctgctctggGGGGTTGTAAACACATTTTACatctattgatttttgagacagagttagtgcacgagtggtggaggggcagagagaggagacccagaatccaaagctggctccaggctctgagctgtcagcacagagcccgacgcggggctcgaacccacaaatcgtgagatcatggcctgagctgaagtcggacactcaaccgaccgagccacccaagcgccccgtaaacacattttagaagatcccaagttttccttttctcttaactGCAAATTCGTCTCCCTAAACCCTTTTCGTTCCTACCCTGTTGTACCAAATGAACTTTCCCCAGAACTTTGGAATACTCAAAGGTTGACAGGAATCTTCAAGCTTTGGTGAGACCGAGTGACCTGTCGTGGTCAGACTGTCCCTCAAGAAGCATGCCCCCACTGGCCTTGAGTCCAGACTTACTGACTCCGGACATCTTTTGGAGGCCCTGTTCCGACCCCCAATTGCAATCTTACCATTCCATTGTCCTGTAATGTAGGCTTTTCATTccttcaaatgtaattttttcatttgGGGTACTTTTGAAAGTCCCCAAACGGATTTGTATTCAACTTATTATTTTGCCAGAGAGGCtttcatgttttcaaataaatggtTCGGCCTTGAAGGAGACCAATAATTTCGGTGTGAATATACAACACAAGAACATTTTTCTTACT contains the following coding sequences:
- the APOBEC2 gene encoding C->U-editing enzyme APOBEC-2, whose translation is MAQKEEAAAAAAAAAPAAPAAPASQNGEDLEDLDDPEKLKELIELPPFEIVTGERLPVNFFKFQFRNVEYSSGRNKTFLCYVVEAQGKGGQVQASRGYLEDEHAAAHAEEAFFNTILPACDPAVRYNVTWYVSSSPCAACADRIVRTLGKTKNLRLLILVGRLFMWEEPDVQAALRRLKEAGCRLRIMKPQDFEYVWQNFVEQEEGESKAFEPWEDIQENFLYYEEKLADILK